The DNA window ATCATGAACCACCGACGTGATGCTTTTCACGACAGCGTTATCACCGACGATGTCATTCCGCTCACCGCTGCATTCGCAGCTCAAGAACACGGTGACGCCCGGAAGGCGATCGAAATTTTGCGCCACGCCGGAGAACTCGCTGAGCGACAGAACGCCGATAGGATCCGTGAAGAACACGTACGGGACGCTCAGGAGTGGGCGGAGATCGACCGTTTCGAAGAGCTGCTCCGGGGATCGACGACGCAAGTGAAATTCATCCTGTACGCGCTAGCGCTCCTTACCGAGAACAACACGGATGACGAGTTTTCGACGAGCCACATCTACGACCACTACACGGAGATCGCCAACACTCTGGGTACGAAAACACTCAGCGAGCACCGCGTCTACGAACTCCTCAAAGAGCAGGCGTTTCTCGGTGTTATCGAATCGACTCGAACAGGCGGCGGACGGGGACAGGGCAGCTATCTCGAACATCGACTCGTTCAGGATACGGACATCGTCTTGAAGTCTGTCCTCCGCGATAGCCAACTTGAGAAACTAAAATAACTCAAACGGGAGCTTCCGTAGCGGATCTGAACGTGATTGATGGTGGATACGTATCTATATCGAAGCATTTGTGAGGGTGGGTTGTGTTTCCTTCAATTACATCGAATGTATTCCTTGGTGATGGTAACATGAATGGTGACTTTCTTCGATCTTCCGACGCAGGCTACAGCATAATCCGGCCACGTCGGATGGTTCGGTGGAGTGTTGAGTCCGCCCTGTCCCTCCCAATAGCCCCGTTGTCGAACAACCTGACACTATGGAAGAAATATGATCTTTATTTATAATTGGTGGTTGTTAATATGAATATTGATCAGCGGTTTATCCGAGTGTATCTCCGTCGCTGGTTCGGTCGCCTCTGTTTTCTCAGTCTTTCGAGCGTAATCTTTACCTTCGAACTGGTTCGAGGGTTATCGATTATAACCATCCATCTCGATTTGATCGTCATCAGTTTTATCGTGGTAACGTTACAGGCTGGTATCGCGGCAGTCTCGTTTACTGGGATGGTGTCGTTGTCCGCCGTGGTGTTCTTTGTACAGCTTCTCATCCACCGTAACGACTCGACTGAAGCGTCCGAGATGGATGAGAGATCGATGACAGCCATCGTTCCCGTCTATAAGGACGCTGACGTGCTTGATTTGAGTGTCACGAGTCTCCTCGAATCGACGGTGCCGGTCACCGTTTGTGTCGTCTGTGAATCGGACGATCAACCGAGTATCGATCGGGCCACGACCCTTGCGTCCGATCACGAGGCCGTCAAGTGCCTCATCAATACGCGCTATCCTGGGTCGAAAGCTGGAGCTATCAACTACGCTGTCGAACAGACGTCGTCTCCGTACATCTCCGTTTTCGACGCAGACGAGTCGGTCCATCCTCGCTTTTTAGAAAGTGCACTAACTGAACTCTCCGAGTGCGATGTCGTACAAGGACGCACCGTCCCCCGCGCGAGTGGTCTTATCGAGGCGATCGCTTACTACGAATCTATTCTGCTGAGTTACATCACGAGCCGGTTGCTCTCGATATTCGTAGGATTCCGCTTAGCGGCCAGTCGGGCCGTCGTTATGCACCGAGACACCTTCGAAACGGTAGGTGGGTACGATCCAACGATGCTCACAGAAGACTACGACTTCGCGTATCGGTGTTACAAACACGGGTTTGACGTTCACGAACAACTGTACTACGCTTCGACGATCGAAGC is part of the Halocatena salina genome and encodes:
- a CDS encoding glycosyltransferase, with translation MNIDQRFIRVYLRRWFGRLCFLSLSSVIFTFELVRGLSIITIHLDLIVISFIVVTLQAGIAAVSFTGMVSLSAVVFFVQLLIHRNDSTEASEMDERSMTAIVPVYKDADVLDLSVTSLLESTVPVTVCVVCESDDQPSIDRATTLASDHEAVKCLINTRYPGSKAGAINYAVEQTSSPYISVFDADESVHPRFLESALTELSECDVVQGRTVPRASGLIEAIAYYESILLSYITSRLLSIFVGFRLAASRAVVMHRDTFETVGGYDPTMLTEDYDFAYRCYKHGFDVHEQLYYASTIEAAHTVDDWWGQRKRWMSGYAQVCHMLLREWFPPRDLRSVLSIGICIGSVFGNLLLLSLTAKFVVVVLFGDTMISLGPFLAVITITALVRCVDYLQGRVDRLGWEWILTPIIFPLYGLVATKAITEYAISGVGDWYHVEKTGH